In a genomic window of Primulina huaijiensis isolate GDHJ02 chromosome 10, ASM1229523v2, whole genome shotgun sequence:
- the LOC140986686 gene encoding protein NRT1/ PTR FAMILY 4.3-like, with product MDNTLKWQELKGDQRICEGSGTVDWRGRPSNPNKHGEMKAAAFVLGLQGFEIMGIAAVGNNLITYVINEMHFSLSKSANTVTNFVGTVFILALVGGYLSDSHLGCFWTMLIFGFVELSGFILLSVQAHISQLKPPQCNMLTDGENCVEASGFKSLIFFVALYLVALGSGCVKPNMIAHGADQFNIQDNPNQSKKLSKYFNAAYFAFSVGELIALTILVYVQTHSGMDIGFGISAAAMAMGLLSLICGTLFYRNKPPQGSIFTPIAQVIVAATLKREQMCPSNPMMLHGNHSKELTSGDIPISENNIGNLHLTQRFRFLNKACIKIQDSNNKKKESSWRLCTVNQVEQVKILISVIPIFACTIVFNTILAQLQTFSVQQGSKMNTQITKSFHIPPASLQAIPYIMLIFIVPLYDTFFVPFARKITGHESGITPLQRIGFGLFFATFSMVSAALMENKRRDSNRTISIFWITPQFLIFGISEMFTAVGLVEFFYKQAVKGMQTFLTAITYCSYSFGFYLSSILVSLVNKVTSHGSSGAGWLSDNDLNKDRLDLFYWLLAGLSFINFFHYLFWERWYSKNQSASGIFLPQEINGSNNPKNIGGDDNICPLNNVV from the exons ATGGACAACACGTTAAAGTGGCAGGAGTTGAAGGGAGATCAAAGGATTTGTGAAGGGAGTGGCACCGTTGATTGGAGAGGAAGGCCTTCGAACCCTAATAAGCATGGTGAAATGAAAGCTGCTGCCTTTGTTCTag GGCTTCAAGGATTTGAGATAATGGGAATAGCAGCAGTTGGGAACAATCTGATAACATATGTGATAAACGAGATGCACTTTTCGCTGTCGAAATCGGCGAACACTGTCACCAATTTCGTAGGAACAGTCTTCATTCTAGCACTTGTTGGAGGCTATCTTTCTGATTCACATCTTGGTTGCTTCTGGACTATGCTCATCTTTGGCTTTGTTGAACTTTcg GGTTTTATATTATTATCAGTGCAAGCCCATATTTCCCAACTCAAACCACCACAATGCAACATGTTAACCGATGGTGAAAACTGCGTAGAAGCCAGCGGGTTCAAATCCCTTATATTCTTTGTGGCACTTTATTTGGTGGCATTAGGGAGTGGATGTGTGAAGCCTAACATGATAGCACATGGTGCTGACCAATTCAATATTCAAGATAATCCAAACCAATCCAAGAagttatccaaatatttcaatGCTGCTTATTTTGCATTCTCTGTGGGTGAACTCATAGCCTTAACTATCCTGGTTTATGTCCAAACACACTCCGGGATGGATATCGGATTTGGGATCTCAGCTGCAGCCATGGCCATGGGATTGCTTAGCTTGATTTGTGGAACACTTTTTTATAGGAACAAGCCTCCTCAGGGCAGCATCTTCACTCCTATTGCCCAG GTGATTGTGGCTGCAACTTTAAAGAGAGAGCAAATGTGCCCCTCTAATCCTATGATGCTTCATGGAAACCACTCAAAGGAATTAACAAGTGGCGACATTCCCATTTCTGAGAATAATATTGGCAATTTGCATCTCACTCAAAGATTCAg ATTCTTGAACAAGGCCTGCATAAAAATTCAAGATTCAAACAACAAGAAGAAAGAAAGTTCATGGAGACTTTGTACCGTAAACCAAGTAGAACAAGTCAAAATACTAATCTCAGTTATTCCAATATTTGCATGCACAATTGTTTTCAACACCATCTTAGCACAATTACAAACCTTTTCGGTCCAACAAGGAAGCAAAATGAACACTCAAATCACAAAATCTTTCCACATCCCTCCAGCTTCCCTCCAAGCCATTCCTTACATCATGTTAATCTTCATCGTCCCTCTCTACGACACGTTCTTCGTCCCTTTTGCTCGTAAAATCACCGGTCACGAATCTGGGATCACTCCTTTGCAAAGAATAGGATTCGGCCTATTTTTCGCCACTTTTTCGATGGTCTCAGCTGCCCTTATGGAGAACAAGAGAAGGGATTCAAATAGAACGATATCTATATTTTGGATTACGCCTCAGTTCCTGATATTCGGGATATCCGAAATGTTTACCGCCGTGGGGCTCGTTGAATTCTTCTACAAACAGGCAGTGAAAGGGATGCAAACTTTCTTGACAGCTATAACTTATTGCTCATATTCATTTGGATTTTATTTGAGTTCAATATTGGTTTCACTTGTGAATAAGGTGACTTCACATGGTTCTTCTGGTGCGGGATGGCTAAGTGATAATGATCTGAATAAAGACAGATTGGACTTGTTCTATTGGTTGCTTGCTGGTCTAAGTTTCATCAACTTTTTCCACTATCTATTTTGGGAAAGATGGTATTCTAAAAATCAGTCTGCATCTGGAATATTCTTGCCACAAGAGATTAATGGTTCCAATAATCCAAAAAACATCGGTGGAGATGACAATATATGTCCCTTGAATAATGTTGTATGA